In Planctomycetota bacterium, a genomic segment contains:
- the def gene encoding peptide deformylase, whose amino-acid sequence MQVHAPPHPPMPVALPEHPEKVRVILYPDPRLKKVSEPVADDEFGPRLRTLVERMFELMREHEGVGLAAPQVGVNKRLFVMNASLKTENPDEPDRVYINPVLSEPGGENEPFKEGCLSLPEINVNVTRPTALRIQARDIDGNEINETADGFITRVWQHETDHLDGILITDKMSPVEKMANRRKLRELEASFK is encoded by the coding sequence GTGCAAGTCCACGCCCCGCCGCACCCACCGATGCCCGTCGCCCTGCCCGAACATCCCGAGAAAGTCCGCGTTATTCTCTACCCGGACCCGCGCCTGAAGAAGGTGTCCGAACCGGTCGCCGACGACGAGTTCGGCCCGCGGCTGCGGACGCTGGTCGAGCGGATGTTCGAGTTGATGCGGGAGCACGAAGGCGTCGGGCTGGCCGCGCCGCAGGTTGGCGTGAACAAACGGCTGTTCGTGATGAACGCCTCGCTCAAGACCGAAAACCCTGACGAGCCGGACCGGGTGTACATCAACCCCGTCCTCAGCGAGCCGGGCGGCGAGAACGAGCCGTTCAAGGAAGGCTGCCTGAGCCTGCCGGAGATCAACGTCAACGTCACCCGCCCCACGGCCCTGCGTATCCAGGCCCGCGACATCGACGGCAATGAGATCAACGAGACCGCCGACGGCTTCATCACCCGCGTCTGGCAACACGAGACCGACCACCTCGACGGCATCCTCATCACGGACAAGATGAGCCCGGTCGAAAAGATGGCGAATCGCCGGAAGCTCAGGGAACTGGAAGCGAGCTTCAAATGA
- the fmt gene encoding methionyl-tRNA formyltransferase yields the protein MKIRFVGSGAFGLPTLRALADRHEIVQVLTQPDKPAGRGKKLTPTPIGQWCDDHGLPIVRTMSINSEPMVDADVLVVIAFGQKVGPDVTDAPRLGAVNLHASLLPRWRGAAPIHHAIMAGDTVTGNSVIRLAERMDAGAVLGQSERPIEDTHTTGDLHDLLAEDGVELMLDVLDELESGTAEEIEQDETLATPAGKLSRADAVLDFTQDAKIVSRKINGLSPWPGVRVNIAGESVTLLRSRPAAGTGTPGTILDNGHIACGTGAIEVLELQPSGKKPMPLDAYRNGRDWSGTVT from the coding sequence ATGAAGATTCGTTTCGTCGGATCGGGGGCGTTCGGTTTGCCCACGTTGCGTGCGCTCGCGGACCGACACGAGATCGTGCAGGTGCTGACGCAGCCGGACAAGCCCGCCGGGCGAGGGAAGAAGCTCACGCCGACGCCGATCGGACAATGGTGCGACGATCACGGGCTGCCGATCGTGCGGACGATGTCGATCAACAGCGAGCCGATGGTCGACGCGGACGTGTTGGTGGTGATCGCGTTCGGGCAGAAGGTCGGGCCGGACGTGACCGACGCGCCGCGGCTCGGGGCGGTGAACCTGCACGCGTCGCTGCTGCCACGCTGGCGCGGGGCGGCACCGATCCACCACGCGATCATGGCCGGCGACACGGTCACGGGAAACTCCGTCATCCGCCTCGCCGAACGCATGGACGCCGGGGCCGTGCTGGGCCAGTCCGAGCGTCCGATCGAGGACACGCACACCACCGGCGACCTGCACGACCTGCTCGCCGAGGACGGGGTCGAGCTGATGCTCGACGTGCTCGACGAACTCGAGTCCGGCACCGCGGAAGAAATCGAACAGGACGAAACGCTGGCCACGCCCGCCGGGAAGTTGAGCCGCGCGGACGCGGTGCTCGACTTCACGCAGGACGCGAAGATCGTCAGCCGCAAGATCAACGGGCTGAGCCCGTGGCCGGGTGTACGCGTGAACATCGCCGGCGAATCCGTCACTCTCCTACGCAGTCGCCCTGCCGCCGGCACCGGCACGCCCGGCACGATCCTCGACAACGGCCACATCGCTTGCGGCACCGGGGCCATCGAAGTTCTCGAACTGCAACCCAGTGGCAAGAAACCCATGCCCCTCGACGCCTACCGCAACGGCCGCGACTGGTCGGGTACCGTCACATAA
- the rpsT gene encoding 30S ribosomal protein S20: MAHSLSAKKRIRQNIERNARNRSRKARIREAVTEVDEAITAGKADEAQANFRVAEKLLDRLASKNVIHKNAAARKVSQLQKRINAAGTK; encoded by the coding sequence ATGGCCCACTCTCTCTCCGCCAAGAAGCGTATCCGTCAGAACATCGAGCGCAACGCCCGCAACCGCAGCCGCAAGGCCCGCATCCGCGAGGCCGTGACCGAGGTTGACGAGGCCATCACCGCCGGCAAAGCCGACGAGGCCCAGGCTAATTTCCGCGTTGCCGAGAAGCTGCTGGACCGCTTGGCTAGCAAGAACGTCATTCACAAGAACGCCGCCGCCCGCAAGGTCAGCCAGCTGCAGAAGCGGATCAACGCGGCCGGTACGAAGTAA